The following are encoded in a window of Castanea sativa cultivar Marrone di Chiusa Pesio chromosome 9, ASM4071231v1 genomic DNA:
- the LOC142609157 gene encoding uncharacterized protein LOC142609157: protein MPRTAIKGQILADFVAEFTDGQAHPEDAVMTIMSIGMENITPWEVYTDGASNRKGAGVGVVLISPEKLVIEKSLRLGFPATNNEAEYEALLVGTQMVRHLGGKVVRVFCDSRLVVGQVNGDFEAKDERMKS, encoded by the coding sequence atgccccggACAGCTATCAAAGGGCAAATCCTTGCCGACTTCGTGGCCGAGTTCACGGACGGTCAGGCTCACCCCGAAGATGCCGTGATGACAATAATGTCCATTGGAATGGAAAATATCACTCCATGGGAAGTCTACACGGATGGGGCATCAAATCGAAAGGGAGCCGGGGTAGGAGTTGTGTTGATATCCCCCGAGAAACTAGTCATTGAAAAGTCATTGAGGTTGGGATTCCCAgcaactaataatgaggccgagtacgaggctctcTTAGTGGGCACCCAGATGGTTAGGCATTTGGGAGGGAAAGTAGTGAGGGTGTTCTGTGATTCCAGATTGGTGGTCGGgcaagttaatggagattttgagGCAAAAGATGAGCGGATGAAAAGCTAA